Proteins encoded together in one Camelus dromedarius isolate mCamDro1 chromosome 11, mCamDro1.pat, whole genome shotgun sequence window:
- the PRPH gene encoding peripherin isoform X2, which yields MSHPSGLRSSITSTSYRRTFGPQPSLSPGAFSYLSSSRFSSSRLLGSASPGSSVRLGSFRGTRAGAGALLRLPSERLDFSMAEALNQEFLATRSNEKQELQELNDRFANFIEKVRFLEQQNAALRGELSQARGQEPARADQLCQQELRELRRELELLGRERDRVQVERDGLAEDLAALKQRLEEETRKREDAEHNLVLFRKDVDDATLSRLELERKIESLMDEIEFLKKLHEEELRDLQVSVESQQVQQVEVEATVKPELTAALRDIRAQYESIAAKNLQEAEEWYKSKYADLSYAANRNHEALRQAKQEMNESRRQIQSLTCEVDGLRGTNEALLRQLRELEEQFALEAGGYQAGAARLEEELRQLKEEMARHLREYQELLNVKMALDIEIATYRKLLEGEESRISVPVHSFASLSVKTTVPEVEPPQESHSRKMVLIKTIETQDGEVVTESQKEQRSELDKSSTHSY from the exons ATGAGCCACCCGTCGGGCCTCCGGTCCAGCATCACTTCCACCTCCTACCGCCGCACCTTTGGGCCACAGCCCTCACTGTCCCCTGGGGCTTTCTCCTACTTATCCAGCTCCCGCTTCTCCAGCAGCCGCCTGCTGGGCTCGGCGTCCCCCGGCTCCTCCGTGCGCCTGGGCAGCTTCCGCGGTACCCGGGCGGGTGCGGGCGCCCTCCTGCGCCTGCCCTCGGAGCGCCTCGACTTCTCCATGGCCGAGGCCCTCAACCAGGAGTTCCTGGCCACACGCAGCAACGAGaagcaggagctgcaggagctCAACGACCGCTTCGCCAACTTTATTGAAAAGGTGCGCTTCCTGGAGCAGCAGAACGCGGCCTTGCGCGGGGAGCTGAGCCAGGCCCGAGGCCAGGAGCCGGCGCGCGCCGACCAGCTGTGCCAGCAGGAGCTGCGGGAGCTGCGGAGGGAGCTAGAGCTGCTGGGCCGCGAGCGCGACCGGGTGCAGGTGGAGCGCGACGGGCTGGCGGAGGACCTGGCAGCACTCAAGcagag gctggaggaggagacgCGCAAGCGGGAGGACGCGGAGCACAACCTCGTGCTCTTCCGCAAG GACGTGGACGATGCCACCCTGTCCCGCCTGGAGCTGGAGCGCAAGATTGAGTCTTTGATGGATGAGATTGAATTTCTCAAGAAGCTGCACGAGGAG GAGCTAAGAGACCTGCAGGTGAGCGTGGAGAGCCAGCAGGTGCAGCAGGTCGAGGTGGAGGCGACCGTGAAGCCCGAGCTGACGGCAGCGCTGAGGGACATCCGTGCCCAGTACGAGAGCATCGCGGCGAAGAACCTGCAGGAGGCAGAAGAATGGTACAAGTCCAAG TACGCGGACCTGTCGTACGCCGCCAACCGGAACCATGAGGCCCTGCGCCAGGCCAAGCAGGAGATGAATGAGTCCCGACGCCAGATCCAGAGTCTGACGTGCGAAGTGGACGGGCTTCGCGGCACA AACGAGGCGCTGCTCAGACAGCTGCGAGAGCTGGAAGAGCAGTTTGCCCTGGAGGCCGGTGGGTACCAGGCGGGCGCCGCGCGGCTCGAGGAAGAGCTGCGACAGCTAAAGGAGGAGATGGCGCGACACCTGCGAGAGTACCAGGAGCTCCTTAACGTCAAGATGGCCCTGGACATCGAGATCGCCACCTACCGGAAGCTGCTGGAGGGCGAGGAGAGCCg GATCTCCGTGCCAGTCCATTCCTTTGCATCCTTAAGTGTAAAGACGACTG tgccTGAGGTGGAGCCTCCCCAGGAGAGCCACAGCCGGAAGATGGTTCTGATCAAAACCATTGAGACCCAGGATGGGGAG GTGGTGACAGAGTCCCAGAAGGAGCAGCGCAGTGAGCTGGACAAATCTTCTACTCACAGCTACTGA
- the PRPH gene encoding peripherin isoform X1, with protein sequence MSHPSGLRSSITSTSYRRTFGPQPSLSPGAFSYLSSSRFSSSRLLGSASPGSSVRLGSFRGTRAGAGALLRLPSERLDFSMAEALNQEFLATRSNEKQELQELNDRFANFIEKVRFLEQQNAALRGELSQARGQEPARADQLCQQELRELRRELELLGRERDRVQVERDGLAEDLAALKQRLEEETRKREDAEHNLVLFRKDVDDATLSRLELERKIESLMDEIEFLKKLHEEELRDLQVSVESQQVQQVEVEATVKPELTAALRDIRAQYESIAAKNLQEAEEWYKSKYADLSYAANRNHEALRQAKQEMNESRRQIQSLTCEVDGLRGTNEALLRQLRELEEQFALEAGGYQAGAARLEEELRQLKEEMARHLREYQELLNVKMALDIEIATYRKLLEGEESRISVPVHSFASLSVKTTVPEVEPPQESHSRKMVLIKTIETQDGEQVVTESQKEQRSELDKSSTHSY encoded by the exons ATGAGCCACCCGTCGGGCCTCCGGTCCAGCATCACTTCCACCTCCTACCGCCGCACCTTTGGGCCACAGCCCTCACTGTCCCCTGGGGCTTTCTCCTACTTATCCAGCTCCCGCTTCTCCAGCAGCCGCCTGCTGGGCTCGGCGTCCCCCGGCTCCTCCGTGCGCCTGGGCAGCTTCCGCGGTACCCGGGCGGGTGCGGGCGCCCTCCTGCGCCTGCCCTCGGAGCGCCTCGACTTCTCCATGGCCGAGGCCCTCAACCAGGAGTTCCTGGCCACACGCAGCAACGAGaagcaggagctgcaggagctCAACGACCGCTTCGCCAACTTTATTGAAAAGGTGCGCTTCCTGGAGCAGCAGAACGCGGCCTTGCGCGGGGAGCTGAGCCAGGCCCGAGGCCAGGAGCCGGCGCGCGCCGACCAGCTGTGCCAGCAGGAGCTGCGGGAGCTGCGGAGGGAGCTAGAGCTGCTGGGCCGCGAGCGCGACCGGGTGCAGGTGGAGCGCGACGGGCTGGCGGAGGACCTGGCAGCACTCAAGcagag gctggaggaggagacgCGCAAGCGGGAGGACGCGGAGCACAACCTCGTGCTCTTCCGCAAG GACGTGGACGATGCCACCCTGTCCCGCCTGGAGCTGGAGCGCAAGATTGAGTCTTTGATGGATGAGATTGAATTTCTCAAGAAGCTGCACGAGGAG GAGCTAAGAGACCTGCAGGTGAGCGTGGAGAGCCAGCAGGTGCAGCAGGTCGAGGTGGAGGCGACCGTGAAGCCCGAGCTGACGGCAGCGCTGAGGGACATCCGTGCCCAGTACGAGAGCATCGCGGCGAAGAACCTGCAGGAGGCAGAAGAATGGTACAAGTCCAAG TACGCGGACCTGTCGTACGCCGCCAACCGGAACCATGAGGCCCTGCGCCAGGCCAAGCAGGAGATGAATGAGTCCCGACGCCAGATCCAGAGTCTGACGTGCGAAGTGGACGGGCTTCGCGGCACA AACGAGGCGCTGCTCAGACAGCTGCGAGAGCTGGAAGAGCAGTTTGCCCTGGAGGCCGGTGGGTACCAGGCGGGCGCCGCGCGGCTCGAGGAAGAGCTGCGACAGCTAAAGGAGGAGATGGCGCGACACCTGCGAGAGTACCAGGAGCTCCTTAACGTCAAGATGGCCCTGGACATCGAGATCGCCACCTACCGGAAGCTGCTGGAGGGCGAGGAGAGCCg GATCTCCGTGCCAGTCCATTCCTTTGCATCCTTAAGTGTAAAGACGACTG tgccTGAGGTGGAGCCTCCCCAGGAGAGCCACAGCCGGAAGATGGTTCTGATCAAAACCATTGAGACCCAGGATGGGGAG CAGGTGGTGACAGAGTCCCAGAAGGAGCAGCGCAGTGAGCTGGACAAATCTTCTACTCACAGCTACTGA